From Alienimonas californiensis, a single genomic window includes:
- the rsfS gene encoding ribosome silencing factor, whose product MPQTLPPHTDSEARKEAATKESVSSAEPQPREPAPDAGPRRERGRPTALTLAELCVKFRGRDTKVLDLTEVTPVFDYFVLTTGSSKRQMVALAEEADLVMKRAGAPKLGGEGDESGLWILRDYGDVVLHVLTDDARDLYDLEGLWGDAEQVDWRASLGLPAEEPADDDDAPSFAEEE is encoded by the coding sequence ATGCCGCAAACGCTCCCGCCGCACACCGATTCCGAGGCCCGCAAAGAGGCTGCGACCAAGGAGTCCGTCTCCTCCGCCGAACCGCAGCCCCGCGAACCGGCCCCGGACGCCGGCCCCCGCCGCGAGCGCGGCCGCCCGACGGCCCTCACGCTGGCGGAACTCTGCGTGAAGTTTCGCGGACGGGACACGAAGGTGCTGGACCTCACCGAGGTCACGCCGGTGTTCGACTATTTCGTCCTCACGACCGGCTCCAGTAAGCGGCAGATGGTCGCCCTGGCGGAGGAGGCGGACCTCGTGATGAAGCGGGCCGGCGCCCCGAAACTCGGCGGCGAGGGGGACGAGAGCGGCCTGTGGATCTTGAGGGACTACGGCGACGTGGTGCTGCACGTCCTCACCGACGACGCCCGCGATTTGTACGACCTGGAAGGGCTCTGGGGCGACGCGGAGCAGGTCGATTGGCGGGCCTCGCTCGGGCTGCCGGCGGAGGAACCCGCCGATGACGACGACGCCCCGTCGTTCGCCGAAGAGGAATAG
- a CDS encoding ABC transporter permease → MDLTPRLFDPTGSVLTWVQVFGSLTLIVLAIALLAAIIAGGASGAKGFFRSLAAGAADLVKVSGGHVWAIAQLTWREALRRRALYVFALFGVLFMFAGWFLSNSGNRPADQVKVYVSFVLTVIGWLTLLVMLLLSCWGIPEDIRRRSLHTVVTKPARRSEVVLGRMLGYSLIGTVILAAMGLVGYIWIARQADGADVEEALVARRPVFAMEDEYVVDPETGQTYLKQRGLQFWDREGRPTDKGLNVGNIWEYRGYVDGASRMYAAYTFDGVTEDVFRDVTLEDAATGERTEGQVLQFESDFEGFRTIKGNMNRGLLIQFTYVNPETGLRAPDPKLIELQEFDGNVHNLPVKFASRDPETGELANYDLLRDFVTDEGRLTVEVRSLDPQQLLGMGQADLFIRPPDGPFELSYLGSIVALWLKMILLVALGVTAGTFVKGPVATLLVFTLLIVGQRAHSLMNELVVGVFQPDNLAGSDQGGPIEAAYRILTHMNTVKQMEEGVGTTIIQTLDQGILFLMWALSHVIPDFSAFDTAARTAEGFAIPAGDLGWAALVTLGFLIPCYIVGTLSLRSRELEAK, encoded by the coding sequence ATGGATCTGACCCCCCGCCTCTTCGATCCGACCGGCTCGGTCCTCACCTGGGTCCAGGTATTCGGATCGCTGACGCTGATCGTGTTGGCGATCGCGCTGCTCGCCGCGATCATCGCCGGCGGCGCCAGCGGGGCGAAGGGCTTCTTCCGCAGCCTCGCCGCCGGGGCGGCGGACCTGGTGAAGGTCTCCGGCGGGCACGTCTGGGCGATCGCCCAACTGACCTGGCGCGAGGCCCTGCGACGCCGGGCCCTGTACGTGTTCGCCCTGTTCGGGGTGCTGTTTATGTTCGCAGGTTGGTTCCTGTCGAACTCCGGCAACCGCCCCGCGGACCAGGTGAAGGTCTACGTGAGCTTCGTGCTGACGGTCATCGGCTGGCTCACGCTGTTGGTCATGCTGCTGCTCTCCTGCTGGGGCATTCCGGAGGACATCCGTCGCCGCAGCCTGCACACCGTGGTCACGAAACCGGCGCGGCGGAGCGAGGTCGTGCTGGGGCGGATGCTGGGGTACTCGCTGATCGGCACGGTGATCCTCGCGGCGATGGGGCTGGTGGGTTACATCTGGATCGCCCGGCAGGCCGACGGGGCGGACGTGGAGGAGGCGCTCGTCGCCCGCCGTCCGGTGTTCGCCATGGAAGACGAGTACGTCGTCGACCCGGAGACCGGCCAGACGTACCTCAAGCAGCGCGGCCTGCAGTTCTGGGACCGCGAGGGCCGGCCGACGGATAAGGGTCTGAACGTCGGCAACATCTGGGAGTACCGCGGCTACGTGGACGGCGCCTCCCGCATGTACGCCGCCTACACCTTCGACGGCGTCACCGAGGACGTCTTCCGCGACGTCACCCTCGAGGACGCCGCCACCGGCGAACGCACCGAGGGCCAGGTGCTCCAGTTCGAGAGCGACTTCGAGGGCTTTCGCACGATCAAAGGCAACATGAACCGGGGCCTGCTGATCCAGTTCACCTACGTGAACCCGGAGACCGGCCTGCGGGCGCCCGATCCGAAGCTGATCGAGCTGCAGGAGTTCGACGGCAACGTCCACAACCTGCCGGTGAAGTTCGCCTCCCGCGATCCGGAGACCGGCGAACTGGCGAACTACGACCTGCTCCGCGATTTCGTCACCGACGAGGGCCGCCTGACGGTCGAGGTGCGGTCGCTGGACCCGCAACAGCTCCTCGGCATGGGCCAGGCCGACCTGTTCATCCGCCCGCCCGACGGGCCGTTCGAACTGAGCTACCTCGGCAGCATCGTCGCCCTGTGGCTCAAAATGATCCTGCTCGTCGCCCTGGGGGTGACGGCCGGCACCTTCGTGAAGGGCCCGGTCGCCACGCTGCTGGTGTTCACCCTGCTGATCGTCGGGCAGCGGGCCCACTCGCTGATGAACGAACTGGTCGTCGGGGTGTTCCAGCCGGACAACCTCGCCGGCAGCGATCAGGGCGGGCCGATCGAGGCCGCGTACCGCATCCTCACCCACATGAACACGGTCAAGCAGATGGAGGAGGGGGTCGGCACGACGATTATCCAGACGCTGGACCAGGGCATCCTGTTTCTGATGTGGGCCCTGTCGCACGTCATCCCGGACTTCAGCGCCTTCGACACCGCCGCCCGCACCGCGGAGGGTTTCGCGATCCCCGCCGGGGACCTCGGCTGGGCGGCGCTGGTGACGCTCGGCTTCCTGATCCCCTGCTACATCGTGGGCACCCTCAGCCTGCGGTCGCGGGAGTTGGAGGCGAAGTGA
- a CDS encoding ABC transporter ATP-binding protein yields the protein MADTLTAPPAAPAPPTAVDEAALGPGHPLGETVIEVRNLSKVYRDFWGRKKVRALNALSLDVKRGEVFGLLGPNGSGKTTTLKMLLGLLFPTEGSIRILGKSATDVSKNEKIGYLPEESYLYRFLNAEETLDFYGRLFKMTKAQRRAKTDELLKLVKIEHARKRQLKEYSKGMTRRIGLAQALINDPEIVFLDEPTSGLDPNGRADVKDLILGLKAQGKTVVMCSHLLAEIEDVCDRIAILSGGELKLLGTVDELLRSRGETQIVTPELSPEALAEVQAVLAKHHVIAGVTQPKKTLEDLFLRTVSEAEARPGRTFSAQDLPGEVPPADDDLPGTTSAGIPPESADKV from the coding sequence GTGGCCGACACCCTGACCGCCCCGCCCGCCGCCCCCGCCCCGCCGACGGCCGTCGACGAGGCCGCCCTCGGCCCGGGCCACCCCCTCGGCGAGACCGTCATCGAGGTGCGGAACCTCTCGAAGGTCTACCGCGACTTCTGGGGCCGCAAAAAGGTGCGGGCCCTCAACGCCCTCAGCCTGGACGTGAAGCGGGGCGAGGTGTTCGGCCTGCTGGGGCCCAACGGCTCCGGCAAGACGACGACCCTCAAAATGCTGCTTGGGCTGCTGTTCCCGACGGAGGGCTCGATTCGCATCCTCGGCAAGTCGGCCACGGACGTCTCCAAGAACGAAAAGATCGGCTACCTCCCGGAAGAGAGCTACCTCTATCGCTTCCTGAACGCGGAGGAGACGCTCGACTTCTACGGCCGCCTGTTCAAGATGACCAAGGCCCAGCGGCGGGCCAAGACGGACGAGTTACTCAAGCTGGTCAAGATCGAGCACGCCCGCAAACGGCAGCTCAAGGAGTACTCCAAGGGCATGACCCGCCGCATCGGGCTGGCCCAGGCGTTGATCAACGACCCGGAGATCGTGTTCCTCGACGAACCGACCTCCGGCCTGGACCCCAACGGGCGGGCCGACGTGAAGGACCTGATCCTCGGCCTGAAGGCCCAGGGCAAGACCGTCGTGATGTGCTCCCACCTGCTGGCGGAGATCGAGGACGTCTGCGACCGGATCGCGATTCTCTCCGGCGGCGAACTGAAGCTGCTGGGCACCGTGGACGAACTGCTCCGCAGCCGCGGGGAGACGCAAATCGTCACGCCGGAACTGTCGCCCGAAGCCCTCGCCGAGGTGCAGGCCGTGCTGGCGAAGCACCACGTCATCGCGGGCGTGACCCAGCCGAAGAAGACGCTGGAAGACTTGTTCCTGCGAACTGTTTCCGAGGCGGAGGCCCGCCCGGGCCGCACCTTCAGCGCCCAGGACCTGCCGGGCGAGGTGCCCCCGGCCGACGACGATCTGCCCGGGACCACGTCGGCCGGTATCCCGCCGGAGTCCGCCGACAAGGTCTGA
- a CDS encoding DUF58 domain-containing protein, with amino-acid sequence MPTPTERYLKPEVIQTVSRLDLRARFIVEGFMAGLHASPFHGFSVEFSEHRRYAQGDDPKDIDWMAFAKTDRLYVKKYQAETNITGWLLMDLSESMGYTHSQKLTKLDYCICLAAAMGYLMVHQQDPVGLVTFGDELRASLPARSKRKQLGDMLAVLAAAKPSGGTDVGGALKKVSAMAKHRGLMMLFSDLLTDRDSTLEGLRRLRHAGHDVIVFHVLDAAEVEFPFTGTVDLTDPETGENLILDAAGMRGEYADAVREFREDLQTECRKMGADFVPLHTGLQFDKALLEYLSHREARF; translated from the coding sequence ATGCCCACTCCCACCGAGCGTTACCTTAAGCCGGAGGTCATTCAGACCGTCAGCCGGCTGGATCTGCGGGCGCGGTTTATCGTCGAGGGGTTCATGGCCGGGCTGCACGCCAGTCCGTTTCATGGGTTCTCCGTCGAGTTCTCGGAGCATCGCCGTTACGCCCAGGGAGACGATCCGAAGGACATCGACTGGATGGCCTTCGCCAAGACCGACCGGCTGTACGTCAAAAAGTATCAGGCCGAGACGAACATCACCGGCTGGCTGCTGATGGACCTGTCGGAGTCCATGGGCTACACGCACAGCCAAAAGCTCACCAAGCTGGATTACTGCATCTGTCTGGCGGCGGCGATGGGCTACCTGATGGTTCATCAGCAGGACCCCGTGGGGCTGGTGACGTTCGGCGACGAACTGCGGGCCAGCCTGCCGGCCCGCAGCAAACGCAAGCAGCTTGGCGACATGCTCGCGGTGCTCGCGGCGGCGAAACCCAGCGGCGGAACCGACGTCGGCGGGGCGTTGAAGAAGGTCTCCGCGATGGCCAAGCACCGCGGTCTGATGATGCTGTTCAGCGACCTGCTGACCGACCGCGACTCCACGCTAGAAGGCCTGCGGCGCCTGCGACACGCGGGGCACGACGTCATCGTGTTCCATGTACTGGACGCGGCGGAAGTGGAGTTCCCCTTCACCGGCACCGTCGACCTGACGGACCCGGAGACCGGCGAAAATCTCATTCTCGACGCCGCCGGCATGCGGGGCGAATACGCCGACGCCGTGCGAGAGTTTCGTGAAGACCTCCAGACCGAGTGCCGCAAGATGGGGGCGGACTTCGTGCCGCTGCACACGGGGCTGCAGTTCGACAAGGCCCTGCTGGAGTACCTGTCGCACCGCGAGGCGCGGTTCTGA